Proteins found in one Planctomycetes bacterium MalM25 genomic segment:
- a CDS encoding Carboxymuconolactone decarboxylase family protein has product MPRLTQITPEQATPEQAELFDAVKAKLGRVPNLLRALANSPAALRGYLDFSGAIGTGEGLTAQQREIVALAIGEANGCEYCLAAHSTIGKMVGLSAEGIEAARRSEGIDEASRAVARFASAVLESRGRVSDADLEAFRDAGFGDNAVAEVVAHVALNAYTNFFNNLVGTDVDFPAAAPLASAPHEEVACSTAGGCST; this is encoded by the coding sequence ATGCCCCGCCTCACTCAAATCACCCCCGAACAAGCCACACCGGAACAAGCCGAGCTGTTCGACGCCGTGAAGGCGAAGCTCGGTCGCGTGCCCAACTTGCTCCGGGCGCTCGCGAACTCGCCCGCCGCGCTCCGCGGCTACCTCGACTTCTCCGGTGCGATCGGAACGGGCGAGGGCCTCACCGCCCAGCAACGCGAGATCGTGGCCCTGGCGATTGGCGAGGCGAACGGCTGCGAGTACTGCCTCGCCGCCCATTCGACCATCGGCAAGATGGTCGGACTCTCGGCGGAAGGAATCGAGGCCGCTCGCCGCTCCGAGGGCATCGACGAAGCGAGTCGCGCCGTCGCTCGCTTCGCCTCGGCGGTCTTGGAATCCCGGGGTCGCGTTTCGGACGCAGATCTCGAAGCGTTCCGCGATGCGGGCTTCGGAGACAACGCGGTTGCCGAGGTCGTCGCGCACGTCGCCCTGAACGCGTACACGAACTTCTTCAACAACCTCGTCGGAACCGACGTCGACTTCCCCGCAGCCGCACCGCTTGCGAGCGCTCCGCATGAGGAAGTCGCTTGCTCGACGGCCGGCGGTTGCTCGACGTGA
- the fhlA gene encoding Formate hydrogenlyase transcriptional activator — protein MARTGPTAPLIEDPKSLLLDLAQQRELPELLDLLVSRIAVSDAVALTRLWLVRPGAGCETCPMRSECPDRSQCLHLVASSGRSIIEPMQDLSRTDGQFRRFPIGVRKVGRIAMTGEAIEAPDMAELPPWIAKPDWVRDEQIVGFAGQPLSHHGMVLGVLGVFTRARIGEGCLDWLRMVADHAAVAIAHTYAWEEVERLRKRLEEENEYLQQEAAAEQGFGEMLGVSPALRNVSQQIDLVAPTDSTVLILGESGAGKEVVAREVHRRSERADRPLIKVNCAAIPRELFESEFFGHIQGAFTGALRDRAGRFELADGGTLFLDEVGEVPLDLQSKLLRVLQEGEIERIGEEQTRRVDVRIIAATNRDLLEESRQKRFREDLYYRLSVFPIELPPLRERRDDIPVLAEHFLEQASQRLGATAPRLTKTVARQLERYDWPGNVRELQHVIERAVILSRGGPLRIDLKEPNNGPPPSTSPSEADVLTDAQVRRFERENLQRAIEASVGKIHGPDGAAELLGVKPTTLASRLRAMGIKRT, from the coding sequence ATGGCACGCACTGGCCCCACGGCGCCGCTGATCGAAGACCCGAAGAGCCTCTTGCTAGACCTCGCGCAGCAACGCGAGCTTCCGGAGCTGCTCGACCTACTGGTTTCGCGAATCGCGGTCTCCGACGCGGTCGCCCTCACCAGGCTGTGGCTCGTTCGCCCCGGCGCAGGGTGCGAGACGTGTCCGATGAGGAGCGAATGCCCGGACCGGTCACAGTGCCTTCATCTGGTGGCGAGCAGCGGCCGTTCAATCATCGAACCTATGCAAGACCTATCGCGAACCGATGGGCAGTTCCGGCGGTTCCCGATTGGCGTGCGGAAGGTGGGGCGCATCGCCATGACGGGTGAAGCGATTGAAGCGCCCGACATGGCCGAGCTTCCCCCTTGGATCGCCAAGCCCGACTGGGTGCGTGACGAGCAGATTGTCGGCTTCGCCGGCCAGCCGTTGAGCCATCACGGGATGGTGCTTGGCGTGCTCGGCGTTTTCACCCGCGCTAGAATTGGCGAAGGATGCCTCGACTGGTTGCGGATGGTGGCCGACCACGCGGCGGTCGCCATCGCGCACACCTACGCCTGGGAAGAAGTCGAACGACTACGCAAGCGACTGGAAGAAGAGAACGAGTACCTGCAGCAGGAGGCAGCCGCCGAGCAAGGCTTTGGTGAGATGCTCGGAGTCAGCCCCGCGCTGCGGAACGTAAGCCAACAGATCGACCTGGTCGCCCCCACCGATTCGACAGTGCTCATCCTTGGCGAGAGCGGCGCGGGCAAGGAAGTCGTCGCCCGCGAGGTGCACCGACGCAGTGAGCGAGCCGACCGCCCGCTCATCAAGGTCAACTGCGCCGCGATCCCTCGCGAACTCTTTGAGAGTGAGTTCTTCGGGCATATCCAAGGTGCCTTTACCGGCGCTCTGCGCGATCGAGCGGGACGCTTCGAGTTGGCCGATGGCGGCACGCTGTTCCTCGATGAGGTCGGCGAAGTTCCGCTCGACCTGCAGAGCAAGCTGCTACGCGTACTCCAGGAAGGAGAAATCGAGCGAATCGGCGAGGAACAGACACGCCGCGTCGATGTCCGCATCATCGCCGCAACCAATCGCGACCTGCTTGAGGAGTCGCGGCAGAAGCGGTTTCGTGAGGACCTGTATTACCGGCTCAGCGTTTTCCCGATCGAGCTGCCGCCGCTCCGCGAGCGGCGGGATGACATCCCGGTGCTCGCGGAGCACTTCTTGGAGCAAGCGTCGCAGCGGCTCGGGGCTACTGCGCCCCGTCTCACCAAGACGGTTGCTCGGCAGCTTGAGCGTTACGACTGGCCCGGCAACGTCCGAGAACTCCAGCACGTTATCGAGCGGGCCGTCATTCTCTCGCGCGGCGGGCCGCTACGCATCGACTTGAAAGAGCCGAACAACGGACCGCCGCCGAGTACTTCGCCTAGCGAGGCGGACGTCCTTACGGATGCTCAGGTACGCCGTTTCGAAAGGGAGAACCTCCAGCGAGCAATCGAAGCGTCAGTCGGCAAGATCCACGGGCCGGACGGTGCGGCCGAGCTGTTGGGCGTGAAGCCAACGACTCTCGCCTCGCGACTCAGAGCGATGGGAATCAAGCGGACTTGA
- the azoR gene encoding FMN-dependent NADH-azoreductase, with translation MAKLLYIEASPRKERSASISVANDFLDAYRNANPSDEIETWDLWGDPLPEFDGDTIDAKYAVMHGKDHTPEQSAAWEAVVVCCDRFKSADKYLLSLPMWNFGIPYKLKHFVDVIAQPGQTFSFSPETGYSGLVTAKPAAVIYARGGEYSSSDAVMGYDLQKPYMELLLGFLGFTDVESVLVEPTAADPELVAKGKKDAIAEAKAIAIRL, from the coding sequence ATGGCAAAGCTGCTCTACATCGAGGCGTCCCCTCGGAAAGAACGATCGGCATCGATTTCCGTCGCGAATGACTTCCTCGACGCCTATCGAAACGCGAACCCGAGTGACGAGATCGAGACGTGGGACCTCTGGGGCGATCCGCTTCCGGAGTTCGATGGCGACACGATCGACGCGAAATACGCGGTAATGCACGGCAAGGACCACACGCCTGAGCAGTCCGCCGCGTGGGAGGCAGTCGTCGTGTGCTGCGATCGATTCAAGTCGGCGGACAAGTACCTCTTGAGCCTGCCGATGTGGAACTTCGGCATTCCGTACAAGCTGAAGCACTTCGTTGATGTGATCGCCCAACCCGGGCAGACGTTCAGCTTCTCGCCAGAGACCGGGTACAGCGGCCTCGTGACCGCGAAGCCAGCGGCTGTCATCTACGCCCGCGGCGGCGAGTACTCCAGCAGTGACGCCGTGATGGGATACGACCTGCAAAAGCCGTACATGGAGTTGTTGCTTGGGTTCCTCGGTTTTACTGATGTCGAGAGTGTGCTGGTAGAACCTACCGCCGCGGACCCAGAGCTAGTCGCGAAAGGCAAAAAAGATGCGATTGCCGAGGCCAAGGCCATTGCAATCCGCTTGTAG
- the tadA_2 gene encoding tRNA-specific adenosine deaminase has translation MTDSIYLARCNELARVAASKQAAAVGAVLVRDGKTLAEACESPVDEDPFGHAELMAVRQAVLTHGRQAVAGATIYSNKEPCWMCAYAIRWARVSRVVFIDTIEDIGGLTSELPILLAAGPRTWSSPPAIETRP, from the coding sequence ATGACGGATTCTATCTACCTGGCCCGCTGCAATGAACTAGCGAGAGTAGCGGCGTCTAAGCAGGCCGCGGCAGTCGGCGCGGTCTTGGTCCGCGACGGGAAAACGCTCGCCGAGGCCTGCGAGTCACCAGTCGATGAAGATCCTTTCGGCCACGCTGAGCTGATGGCGGTTCGACAAGCCGTGCTGACCCACGGGCGGCAAGCCGTCGCCGGGGCGACAATCTACTCCAACAAGGAGCCCTGTTGGATGTGCGCTTACGCGATTCGCTGGGCACGCGTTTCGCGAGTGGTCTTCATAGACACAATTGAAGATATCGGGGGGCTGACATCGGAGCTGCCCATACTCCTCGCGGCAGGCCCCCGCACCTGGAGCTCGCCGCCGGCTATCGAGACTCGCCCCTAG
- a CDS encoding putative hydrolase: MPDILPETDNGLITADNSAVVFIDHQPQMLFGVGSGIDRQQLVNNVLLLARGAKEYSVPVVLTTVETDSFSGPMWPQLLDVFPEQEPIERTGMNSWDTPAFREAIEATGKKNILLAGLWTEVCIAWPTLQMLAEGYNIYVVEDACGGTSAAAHDAALSRVTQAGAVRLTTIAAVLEFHRDWANKEHYEALMQLIRDHGGAYGTGVEYCTTMVHKGPENRKVK; encoded by the coding sequence ATGCCCGATATTCTTCCCGAGACCGACAACGGCTTAATCACGGCCGACAACTCCGCTGTTGTCTTCATTGACCACCAGCCGCAGATGCTGTTCGGGGTAGGCAGTGGGATCGACCGGCAACAGCTTGTGAACAACGTTCTGTTGCTAGCTCGCGGAGCGAAAGAGTACAGCGTCCCGGTAGTTCTTACGACAGTCGAGACCGACTCGTTCAGCGGACCGATGTGGCCTCAGCTGCTGGATGTGTTCCCCGAGCAGGAGCCCATTGAGCGCACCGGGATGAACTCTTGGGATACGCCCGCATTCCGCGAGGCGATCGAAGCGACGGGCAAGAAGAACATCCTCCTTGCCGGGCTGTGGACCGAGGTCTGCATCGCTTGGCCAACGCTGCAAATGCTCGCCGAAGGGTACAACATCTACGTGGTTGAAGACGCGTGCGGCGGCACCTCAGCCGCGGCGCACGACGCGGCGTTATCGCGTGTAACGCAGGCGGGTGCTGTTCGACTCACAACCATCGCTGCGGTCCTTGAGTTCCATCGCGATTGGGCAAACAAGGAACACTACGAAGCACTGATGCAGCTGATTCGTGATCACGGCGGAGCATACGGCACCGGCGTGGAGTACTGCACGACGATGGTTCACAAGGGTCCGGAGAACCGGAAAGTCAAGTAA
- a CDS encoding SnoaL-like domain protein encodes MPNPTDIRPPFDRESAAAKVRAAEDAWNSRDPQRVSLAYSEDSTWRNRDQFIEGREAIREFLSGKWEKELDYRLMKDLWSFDGNRIAVRFQYEYHDTGGQWWRAYGNELWEFDAEGLMRRREASINDLPIAESQRKFHWPADEPRPDEPAVVLCVA; translated from the coding sequence ATGCCCAACCCGACCGATATCCGACCTCCCTTCGACCGCGAGTCGGCTGCCGCCAAGGTCCGCGCTGCCGAAGACGCCTGGAACTCTCGCGACCCGCAACGGGTTTCGCTGGCTTACAGCGAAGACTCCACGTGGCGGAATCGCGACCAGTTCATTGAGGGTCGAGAAGCGATCCGTGAGTTCCTCTCCGGCAAGTGGGAGAAGGAACTCGACTACCGGCTCATGAAAGACCTTTGGTCGTTCGACGGCAACCGGATCGCCGTCCGTTTCCAGTACGAGTACCACGACACTGGCGGTCAGTGGTGGCGGGCCTACGGCAACGAGCTGTGGGAGTTCGACGCCGAGGGGCTGATGCGTCGTCGCGAGGCGAGCATCAACGACCTGCCCATCGCCGAATCGCAGCGAAAGTTCCACTGGCCAGCCGATGAGCCCCGTCCCGACGAACCCGCTGTCGTGCTCTGCGTCGCCTGA
- the dhaA_3 gene encoding Haloalkane dehalogenase produces the protein MFFQATSRLLLTTALFALAATPATAEPPTIRYRTVEVDGLDIFYREAGPKDAPTVLLLHGFPTSSHMFRDLIPQLAERYYVVAPDYPGYGHSSAPSVDDFDYTFDNLARVVTEFINQVGLERYSLYLMDYGAPVGFRIAAAAPERVDSLIIQNGNAYDEGIDNEFWAPIKKYWADRTDANGDALRNLLTLDATKWQYTHGVRDAEVISPDTWDHVQPLLDRPGNQEIQLALFNSYGSNPPLYPAWQEYLRTHQPPTLIVWGKNDAIFPDAGAHPYKRDLKDLEFHLFDTGHFALEEDGGEIARLMRDFLDRKVAR, from the coding sequence ATGTTTTTTCAAGCTACAAGTCGATTGCTGTTGACCACTGCTCTGTTCGCTCTGGCTGCCACGCCGGCGACTGCCGAGCCTCCCACGATCCGCTACCGAACCGTCGAGGTCGACGGCCTCGACATCTTCTATCGAGAAGCGGGCCCGAAGGACGCCCCAACCGTTCTCTTGCTGCACGGCTTCCCAACCTCGTCGCACATGTTCCGCGACCTGATCCCGCAACTCGCAGAACGGTACTACGTCGTAGCGCCCGACTACCCGGGCTACGGCCACAGCTCAGCACCGTCTGTCGATGACTTCGACTACACGTTCGACAACCTCGCCCGCGTCGTGACGGAGTTCATTAACCAGGTCGGGTTAGAGCGGTACTCGCTGTACTTGATGGACTACGGAGCGCCGGTCGGCTTCCGCATCGCCGCGGCGGCCCCGGAGCGTGTCGACTCGCTCATCATCCAGAACGGCAACGCCTACGACGAGGGTATCGACAACGAGTTCTGGGCCCCGATCAAGAAGTACTGGGCTGACCGCACCGACGCGAACGGTGACGCCCTGCGGAATCTGTTGACGCTCGATGCGACGAAGTGGCAGTACACGCACGGGGTCCGCGACGCCGAGGTCATCAGCCCGGATACGTGGGACCACGTGCAGCCGCTTTTGGACCGCCCTGGCAACCAAGAGATCCAGCTCGCCCTATTCAACAGCTACGGCAGCAATCCGCCGCTGTACCCCGCGTGGCAAGAGTACCTGCGGACTCATCAGCCCCCGACGCTGATTGTCTGGGGCAAGAACGACGCGATTTTCCCGGACGCCGGGGCTCACCCCTACAAACGTGACCTCAAGGACCTGGAGTTCCACCTCTTCGACACCGGGCACTTCGCCCTCGAAGAAGACGGCGGAGAGATTGCTCGGCTGATGCGGGACTTCTTGGACCGCAAGGTGGCCCGTTAG
- the yecD gene encoding Isochorismatase family protein YecD yields MSLPVPGFDINRRDTALVVTDPQNDFLSPEGVTWGVVGQSVTENATVDNLELLFRAAKDATLPVFVSPHYYYPHDHRWRFEGALERLMHDIKMFDRPGPLDLTGLEGSGADWLDRYKLFINDADTVVTSPHKVFGPQSNDLVLQLRKRGVNKVLLAGMSANLCVESHLRDLLEQGFEVAVAWDATAAAKLPEFDGMAAAKTNYHMLASETLDTAEAVRRIAAA; encoded by the coding sequence ATGTCCCTTCCTGTACCCGGCTTCGATATCAATCGCCGTGACACCGCCCTGGTGGTCACTGACCCGCAGAACGACTTCCTCAGTCCGGAGGGAGTCACCTGGGGAGTGGTCGGCCAGAGCGTCACCGAGAACGCGACCGTCGATAACCTCGAACTGCTGTTCCGAGCGGCGAAGGACGCCACGCTGCCGGTCTTCGTATCGCCGCACTACTATTACCCGCACGATCACCGATGGCGGTTCGAGGGCGCTCTTGAGCGCCTGATGCACGACATCAAGATGTTTGACCGCCCCGGTCCCCTCGACCTGACAGGTTTGGAGGGGTCGGGAGCGGATTGGCTGGATCGCTACAAGCTCTTCATCAACGACGCTGACACGGTGGTCACCAGCCCGCACAAGGTCTTTGGCCCTCAGTCGAACGACCTGGTTTTGCAGCTACGCAAGCGAGGCGTCAACAAAGTCTTGCTCGCCGGCATGTCGGCCAACCTCTGCGTCGAGTCGCACCTGCGTGATCTGCTTGAGCAGGGCTTCGAAGTAGCCGTCGCTTGGGACGCAACCGCCGCGGCGAAGCTTCCGGAGTTCGACGGAATGGCCGCCGCGAAGACGAACTACCACATGCTGGCGAGCGAAACGCTCGATACGGCCGAAGCTGTACGCCGCATCGCAGCTGCCTAG
- a CDS encoding Pyridoxamine 5'-phosphate oxidase — translation MDSFPSDIAFTPTVKAIQESKGSRQAYRGMESRGGWQTTVTPDLRDFLAELDIFYLGTANAEGQPYVQYRGGPAGFLRVINDRTLGFADFGGNRQYITLGNLQDNPKAFLFLMDYENRRRIKVWGKAKVVEGDERLNAELADPEYPAQVERAIVFDIEAWDVNCPQHIHRRFPEAKVRGEIARLQQEIELLKLRLGDA, via the coding sequence ATGGATAGTTTCCCAAGCGACATCGCCTTCACGCCGACCGTCAAGGCGATCCAAGAGTCGAAGGGGTCCCGGCAGGCCTACCGCGGGATGGAATCACGCGGTGGTTGGCAGACAACCGTCACGCCCGACCTTCGGGACTTCCTCGCGGAACTCGACATATTCTACCTCGGCACCGCGAACGCCGAGGGTCAGCCCTATGTCCAGTACCGCGGCGGACCGGCAGGCTTCTTACGCGTGATCAACGACCGGACGCTCGGCTTCGCCGACTTCGGCGGCAACCGGCAGTACATCACGCTCGGCAACCTGCAGGACAACCCCAAGGCGTTCTTGTTCCTGATGGACTACGAGAACCGACGACGGATCAAGGTCTGGGGCAAGGCAAAGGTTGTCGAGGGCGACGAGCGTCTGAACGCCGAGCTTGCCGATCCCGAGTACCCCGCCCAGGTGGAACGCGCGATCGTCTTCGACATCGAGGCGTGGGACGTCAACTGCCCTCAGCACATCCACCGCCGCTTTCCCGAGGCGAAGGTGCGAGGCGAGATCGCGCGGCTGCAGCAAGAGATCGAGTTGCTGAAGTTGCGTCTCGGTGACGCCTAA
- the nfdA gene encoding N-substituted formamide deformylase precursor, whose amino-acid sequence MPASLVLHNGKITTLDPGHPEVSAIAIEDGRVAAIGSDDEILADSEVDAERIDLGGRRVIPGLNDSHLHVIRAGLFYNLEMRWDGVPSLSQALRQLKELAENTPPPQWVRVIGGWNEFQFAEGRMPTLDEINKAAPDTPVFLLHLYDSALLNKAALHALGFDKSTPNPPGGLIARDAKGNPTGMLIAEPSALILYSTIAHAPKLDLEDQLNSTRHYLRELNRFGVTSVSDAGGGGQNYPDDYSVVKRLADEGHLTVRIAYSLFAQNPGEELADYTRWIGMTHPGDGGDLLRVNGAGENLVWSAADFENFLQPRPDLRPVMESELEQVIRKLAEVKWPWRIHATYDESISRFLDVFERVDRDVPINGLRWFFDHAETVSEKSLERIAALGGGLAVQHRMAYQGEYYVRRYGPDSVQRKPPIKKMLEMGLPVGAGTDGTRVASYHPWTCLWWMVTGKTVGGTVLNAESDRLSREAALRLYTRGSAWFSGEDDRKGTLSIGQYADLAVLNDDYFAIEADNIRSLESELTVVGGRPVYGVGDFAKLAPETPPVSPSWSPVARFGGYDNSGPVTPVNDHTPIMSADGRVWEAGCGCGV is encoded by the coding sequence ATGCCTGCTTCGCTCGTCTTGCACAACGGCAAGATCACGACACTCGACCCCGGTCACCCAGAAGTCTCGGCGATCGCTATCGAAGACGGTCGGGTGGCCGCGATTGGCAGCGATGATGAGATTCTTGCTGACTCCGAAGTGGATGCGGAGCGGATCGACCTCGGTGGCCGCCGTGTCATCCCGGGCCTGAACGACTCGCACCTGCACGTCATCCGTGCCGGGCTGTTCTACAACCTTGAAATGCGTTGGGACGGCGTGCCGTCGCTCTCGCAAGCACTCCGCCAGTTGAAGGAGCTAGCCGAGAACACGCCGCCTCCGCAATGGGTGCGGGTAATCGGGGGCTGGAACGAGTTCCAGTTCGCTGAGGGGCGGATGCCAACGCTCGATGAGATCAACAAAGCCGCGCCGGATACGCCGGTCTTCCTGCTACACCTCTACGACTCGGCCTTGCTGAACAAGGCGGCGCTTCACGCGTTGGGCTTCGATAAATCGACTCCCAACCCTCCCGGTGGTTTGATCGCCCGCGACGCGAAAGGCAATCCGACGGGGATGCTGATCGCAGAACCGAGCGCGTTGATCCTCTACTCGACGATCGCACACGCTCCGAAGCTCGATCTCGAAGATCAGCTCAACTCGACCCGCCACTACCTCCGTGAGCTGAACCGTTTCGGAGTGACAAGCGTCTCCGACGCCGGTGGCGGCGGGCAGAACTACCCGGACGATTACAGCGTGGTGAAGCGGCTGGCCGACGAAGGGCACCTGACGGTCCGAATCGCCTACAGTCTCTTTGCTCAGAATCCGGGGGAAGAGCTCGCCGACTACACGCGTTGGATTGGCATGACGCACCCGGGGGACGGCGGCGACCTGCTACGGGTCAATGGAGCTGGTGAGAACCTCGTTTGGAGCGCCGCCGACTTCGAGAACTTCCTCCAGCCGCGGCCCGACCTCCGCCCCGTGATGGAGAGCGAACTAGAGCAGGTCATCCGCAAGCTCGCCGAAGTCAAGTGGCCTTGGCGTATCCATGCGACCTACGACGAATCGATCAGCCGCTTCCTTGATGTTTTCGAGCGAGTCGATCGAGACGTCCCGATCAACGGCTTGCGATGGTTCTTCGATCACGCCGAGACCGTCTCCGAGAAGAGCCTCGAGCGGATCGCTGCACTCGGCGGCGGTTTGGCCGTTCAACACCGCATGGCCTATCAGGGCGAGTACTACGTCCGGCGGTACGGCCCTGATTCCGTGCAGCGGAAGCCACCGATCAAGAAGATGCTCGAGATGGGCCTGCCAGTCGGAGCCGGCACCGACGGCACGCGGGTCGCCAGCTATCACCCCTGGACCTGCCTTTGGTGGATGGTAACCGGCAAGACGGTTGGTGGAACCGTGCTAAACGCGGAGTCGGACCGCCTCAGCCGCGAAGCGGCGTTGCGGCTCTACACACGCGGCAGCGCCTGGTTCAGTGGCGAAGACGACCGTAAGGGCACCCTGTCAATCGGGCAGTATGCCGACCTTGCGGTGTTGAACGACGACTACTTCGCCATCGAGGCGGATAATATTCGCAGTCTTGAGAGTGAGCTAACCGTGGTTGGGGGCCGCCCGGTCTACGGTGTGGGCGACTTTGCGAAGCTGGCCCCAGAAACCCCGCCGGTAAGCCCTTCGTGGTCACCGGTTGCCCGCTTTGGCGGCTACGACAACTCAGGACCGGTAACACCTGTGAACGACCATACGCCGATCATGTCAGCCGATGGGCGTGTTTGGGAAGCGGGCTGCGGATGCGGCGTCTAA